The sequence GATGGGGGGGGGCTGCACAATTTTCATTCGGATCAGATGTGTTTAATTAATAGTAGGAACattggaggggggagagaggacaggacagcgGGTGAGGGGTAACTTTACCTTGAGCCTCGACGGAGGATAGTAGCACTGCAAGGAAGGCAGCCGCTGCCAGAGACAGCCTTATCTTCATTtcgactcgctctctctctatggcTCAGCAGAACATGAATGAGGCTACAAAAGGCACGGTCAATTACACAAGGATCTCAGCAATGCGCCATCCTTCAACACACAGTCTACCTTTAATGACCACAAGCAAAATGTGACATTTTagacatttagcagacgctcttatccagagcgacttacggtAGTGAGTGTATACATTTTTGTACCTTTTCGCAGATGTCCTATCATCCATCAGCCTACTCTTAAACATACAGTGGTTATTATATCATAAGTTTTCACCCCCCTTGGAttttttgttgtgtgacaaagtGGGTTTGACTTAAATTTAGTtgtgattttttttgtcattgatctaaacaaaataccccataatgtgaaagtgAAAGGAAAATTATACAAATGTTAACAAATGAATAAAGATTTAATAACTCAAatattgcaaaagtattcaccctttTTTTTAGGcgagcctaaattagttcaggagtcaAATTTGACTTAGCAAATCACAGAAATGACATGGACTCACTCTGGTGAAATAATGTttcaatctgcttgaaaatctatgatcCCTAAacactttgacagagcttgaagaattttgaaaagaacacTGGGCATATATTGCACTATCCAGGTGTTTCATTTTTAATTCCTTTTTTTAGTATTGAatttttattttcactttgacattatggagtattttgtgtagatcaatggGGAAAAAATctcaataaatacatttcaatgcCACTTTATACAGCAACAGAATGTGAAAAAAATCCAAGGGAGGGGATACTTATATATGACACTCTTTGAGAGTGGGTAGTTAATTTAAAAGACAAATGGCAAGACCATTGAACGTCCAACTGCATTGGCTTTATAAATTAACATACTGTTTCATCTTAAATAGCATTAAAAAATATCCtcaaaaacacacaatcaagtttCAATGCGGTTTAAATGCACAGCTACCAATGGAAAATAGTCCCTGGTAGGTCTACACTTTTCTATGGGATAAGTGAGCCTGCTGTAGTATCTGATCAAAAAGGCTGTCCCTACTAAATCAAAACGTGCCTTGAGGAATACATTACAATTGATGGAGATGGAAATGCTGTTCCTCACTAGCAAGACACAAAAACCATAACTTTCACAAACTTGTAGAAACCCTATGAAAACACAATGCATAGCATTCCGTGGTCTCCCAACACAAAATCCAAATAAAAGGTTCAAAGGCACCAGAATGCAGGTGCGCCAGATGCAAACGACTTCAAAAACTTGACCATCTTTATCCAGCATTGCATTGCATGTTGATGTTAAGTGTTATAGCGAAAACTGAATACGCTAACAAGTAATCAATATGTTGTTTCTACTCAAGTTTAAATTCTACTTTACATCACATACATTATTTCACGAAGAAGCAGTCAAATATTCCAACACGCACGGCATTTACGTCATGGTTGTTGGGCTAGAATTATGGGCTACATTTAATTTCAAACCAACATGACACCGTGATGATAAGGCAAATGAACAATATGCAAATGCAAAAATACTTGCCCAGAGGCCAATCTTGGGATAGCCTAGCCTACTTCCCTGGTCTCCGGATGACCACAACTCACCTCACTCTCCCCATCTTCCACTCAGAGAGCCTAAGCAATAGTCCAATCCATACTCAATTAATTCAATACTGACCTGTGGAAATGATGTTCTCTCTCGTCTCAGAATATGAAAAAGTAAAGCCTCTTTGGATATGCCTCTTCTGCCTAATGATGGATAAAAGCTTAACTTGAGGAGAATCAAGTAGCCTAAGCACAGACGAAAACTCAGTGCTCCTCTTGCGGAGGTCCCAGATAAGAAGCCTTTTTCCAAGTGGGAAGACTCTACACAATCTGCTACTTAATAGGGGGCTGTTCCCAACTCTCCCTTTTACATCGTAGGCTCTTACGACAGCCAGCGAGCATGGAACCCTGCCATGGATTGACATGTGCAGCCTCTCAAAGTGTGGGGATTACTTTTGGAAACTTTGCATAGTTTTCTGCATTCCTTTGCAATGATGCCCCTCTATGTGCTGTATCCACAAGTCCACTGCAAATTAAAGGGATACGCATCTGCGTTTGGAAACCGGGAGATGTTTTACTGGCAGCCGTTAAGCCGTTATTTTTGTTTGACAATGGAACAATGGAAAAATCCTCAACAGCCCAATACCATTTATTAAGTGACCAAGTTTAAGAGTCAGTAACCATGTCCTTTTAATTTAATGTGCTTATGTCAGTAGATAAATATTTATAAACGTATTATGTTATTGAAGTATTTAATAGGTCTTTGGATTCAACTCAGAAAATGTCAATAAATTCTTAACAGTCCAATCAGAATTATACAGGCAAGGCACGGGGAAAGGGTGATGCTTTCTGTCCTGGTTCCTTCTCTGTGAAAAAAGTGAATTGATAGGCCTAACTGAATTAAGGCCtaggccaagataaaacaaacccTTTGTCCTGCCTATCAAAAATAGGCTATTGGAGTAGTCTAATAAACCCTCATTTATGAAATACAGATTATAGCCCTACAGATCATTTGGAAGAGTAACTTTTCCAAATGAACATTGTTGATAATTGACATGTTAATGGAATGAAAAGAGAGTCACGTTTAAACTATTTTATAATGACAGAATTCAGTTACCTGACCATAGAACGATCATAATGTGAGACCCAATCCATTCCCTTGAAGACATAGCCCTCTAGTGACTCAAGAGGCAAAATGCTCATGCAAAAGAAAATTCCTGCAGTACTGGTTCCTTGGGCAAATAAGTTCATAAAAAAAAACCATTACATTTCACGAGTTAAAGGTCTGATAAAACACTTTCTGCTACTCAACTTCGTAACGTGCACGCATAGCCTatcaccatttttttttttaaatatacagcaAATTGCATCTCATGACATTTTCCCATGATATAGTCTTGATTTCTATAGGCTAGAGTTCaagggacatttaaaaaaaggagCATCATTTTCTGACCGTAGATATAATTTATTTACAATGTATCATGATGAATACATTTAAGACTGCTCTTGGCCAAATGTAGCCTAGTAATCTTAGACTGGCTTTAAACCAGCCAAACTGTGCAGTGGGGAAAGTgtagtcaggtagcctagtggttagagcgttggaccagcaaccgaaatcccgagctgacaaggtaaaaatcgattgctctgtccctgaacaaggaagttaacacCTTGAAATTGGGGCATAATTGTTCTCTTTGATGCTGTTAATAAGATCAGTGTGTATATCCATTCAGGAAATTTCTAAGACAAGATTACTTTCCATTTACAGCACGGATAATAATTCCCATCACGAGAAAGTCAGTAGCAAACCAGATTAACAACATTGTTAACGCCTTTCTTCCTCTGGCTGCGTTGATGATAATGAACACTTACCAGATATCCAGATGTAGGCTACCACCaacattcctccatacagactaTTGTGAGCATTGTTTATTCAGTGTAGTTTAAAGGACAAGAGAAACCAACAAACTTCAGCCATGCCCAGTAGATCACCTGCTGGGTTTCAACAAACGGTGGCGATACCACATGCAAAATTGTtggcacaaaacagaaaatgaCAACCAATGTTCTGTGGTCAGAGGCGATAGTGCGCAGCGGGCGGCCATCCTACCGACGTTAATGGTGTCCCGTACTTAAAATATAAAATTTACACACAAAAAGAACAGACCACTTGGTAATGAGAGGCATATTTAATATTCTCAgtttaaaaacaaataaatattgATCCCATGAACATGAAACAAAAGCCATTATGACATGCCAAATCAACCCCGATGACACAGAGACAACTTTTTACAACTAATAGGGTGTCATGTAGAACAGGTAAGCCCAGCAGCTGGAGTCACTCCTTCTTCTTGGGGAAAGCGGCACAAACCAGTTCATATACGACATATGCAGATCCTGCAATAACATAAAACATAATTACTAATTAAATAGTGTTATTACAAAGGATGTTGAACAACTTAGTGGTAATTCACAACCATACTATATACCAAGATCTGGTGTCTCCAtggagtaaaaaaaatatatatatattttaccattGAGTCCATCTGTACTCACCTAGGATGGTGAGTGCCATTGTTGCTCTGTACAGGATGGCGTCGCTGACACCCCCTTTCAAATGAATTGGAATCCCATTGTCCTCCTGGTGAAGAAAAACATACTGTATCAAACTCATGTCATGCACAGCAACATGCAGTATAAGCAGCCTACTTCCTTTAAGCCCACCAAAGCTGTGGTATTTGCCGAGTGGACATcaacttatttgccattcctttcaGCTTCTAGTGGCACAAAGGGCCTCAATGGTGCATCTACAGCTAACTCTGTTCTAGGTGGTTGAGTGGTCATTAATACCCCCAAAATGGACTAGTCTAGATAGCCACAGAATGCAACATGTTGCCATTTTCATTGACAGCAAGATCTGCAATGCACCTGTTTGCAGTTATTGAAAAGCAGCCAATGAGGCAGTCGCATCACCCTCCCTTGATCATGGGTTTCTCATCTCATGCCATGGTCTATGTCCCGAATGGCATGCTATTCCCtatttaatgcactacttttgaccaggagcCACACTTACTCTACATGCAAATAAGTAACGCCAACCCAGTGAGCTGTCTTTCAGATGTACTTATCTGTCAACTATAAGCATCTCAGGCTTCATCGTGTAAAAAGAAACTACAGGAGCAGACATGTCACCAGTCATTTAAACACATCACATTGTAATTGATTTGAAACGACATTTTCCTTGACATTGAACTGAAATCTGAGTACGTTTTTAATGTTGAGCTTGAAATAGACATTTTAAGTGTAAACTGCCAAGTACCTGGAAATGCTTCTGTTTATGTGGGACCTTGTTCTCCACCTGCCTGCGCGCACTGGTGCTCAGTGTCCGCCGcgacacctgctggagcgcctgTCAATTAACGGAAAAGAGGCATCCATTTCTAAGCCCCACACCAGCATCGCAGTTTCACAGATCTGGAGATTTTAACATCAACGCTGGTTTGGAATAGGCCGCTGTCTATCTGAATATTCAACAAATTAGCTAGTCTGCCATAAAGACTCGTCAGAACGTAAACTATAGAGAAGCTACGTGCACTCAACGCAAGTCTGATAGGATATGTCCTCACATGCCCGCTAAAGGCTCGTGATGCTGGCTTCTCGTGACCTTGCATTAATGCATTAACAAAAAAGGCAGACCGATGGCATGGAATACAATTATATTAAGAACTCCACTCAAAACCATACTAAACCGCATCTTACTTGAATGTGTCGGTACATAGCTCCACGTCAATCGTCGTATGGTCGTACAAGGACACCGGAAGACTGCGCATCCACTATTTTCTTCTTTGAAAGGATTTACTGACGCATCACGAACACTTGTGCATGCTGCCACATAATGGTCAGGAGTGGGTACTTGGAGAGTAGCCAACATGAGCCACCATTCTCTCCATTTCTGAGCTATAAAAAAAGCCTTAAGATTCTCACAAATTTGTATACATATTCACTTTTTCCATTTCGCAACAAAAGGTACATCTCAAAACATTTCTAAATAAAAGCAGGTGACTAAAAATGAGTAGTTCAGACATTTTATTTGTGAAGCAACAGAGAATCTCCAGGTAATAAATCCATGGCAACTCTAAAGTGCAAAACATGTTTCAATTTGCTGCAGTCTTAGTAAGAAAACAAATGGAGGTTCTAACATGaacagtagcctggtcccagatccgtTTGTGCTCTTCCCTACTCCATTGCCAAGCAAGTTTGGCATGACAATTCCATAgggagttggcaagagagcaaaGAGCCTGGCACCCAGGCTGGTGTACATGAATAAAGCTTTGGTCCCTGAGAAAGTCATTTTCAAGGTTTTGTAATATGACAAACTTGACTCAAGCTCTGCACATTCCAGGCAGCTAAACATCATTACTGTATATACTGAGAGTAGAAATAGATACAACGCAAGCAATCCATAACACTTGCCCCGAAAATGAGTGCACATCCTTGTACAAGCTAGACCCCCATCTGCAGAGTAAAAACCCCAGAAAAATGTGCCTCAAACTACTGTACAGTAACACACAACCTACTTGTATGAAAACAAAGTCTATAGACTTGATTCTTGAAGCAATTCTAGCCTAACAGACTGTTCAGATTTGCTTGGCAATATGCAAACGTTCTTTTAAATAACTTATTCAGAGATGTAAACATCCATGACTGACATGCACATATTTCTGCAATAAAAATGATCTGTGATTGAATGACGCTACATCGACGTGAGAATTCTAATTCAACTTACTGTCACTAACGACTTGACAGCAAAACTGcttacagtacataactacaTCACTTCCTGACCGTGAAAAATAAATACGAGAGAACTTTCACTTTATCGTAACTTTTCCGACATCTACTCATCCAATACTTGCACAGCACTTTTGACAAGCAGGCCATtcttacatacagtacacaagcCAGGCACAAGCGTACCACCAGAGCTTGTAATTAGCCACTGGCTATGTCCGCATCCTCTGCTAGCCAGCATGCAACATACCTATAGGACATCTTTAGTTAGGGATATCAGCGCTGTGGTTGCGGCTACCATATTTGTGGTGGATGAGGACCACCCCCAGGAAGAAGCAGACGAAGCCCACAGTGATGTAGGCGACGCCCAGGAAAGGgttcttgccccccccccccccatctaggAGACGGTGCTCAGGATCACACCCTTCAAAGCTATGAACAGGATAGTCTGGGATCAACTCATTAATGTTGAAAAATTTTAAACTTCAGAAGCATTTAACATCTGACTAACCGAAGAACTCTAGCAATAATGATCTTAACGCATcatacaaaaaaataaatgtggaCTCATTATGAATATGTTAGTTTATATTAGTGGAAACGACAAATAAAGCCAGCATTCATCTACATCCAGCAGGTGGTATCTATTGTTATAGCAAGTGAAGGAACGGCCACCTACTGCACACGCCTGGACATCGAACTGGTCTGTCTGACCTATTATGACAATGAATgatttgagaaaaaaaaatggaatactACATCACAAGCCATCATTCCACAAACCCAAACTTCCTGTACAGCTGTATCATTTGAACAGCTGCCTGTGAAAGGATACTGTAGGTGACTTCCAGGGTGTAGTTGCCCCGGGGAAGAGTCGGCGTCACGTTCTTCTGGATAATACAGTACAGCTTACAGAAGATGGGGAAGGCAGCTGTGCGCATCCACACAATAAAGTCCTCATTGATGAAGTCATTATTTTCAGCGTCTGTGTCCAGCTCATAGATAGGCTTGCGCCAGTTGATCGGCTTGGTTGTTCCAGGGGGAGGAAGTGGTGACCGTGAGTTTCCTAGGAAAAGACAGTGAGACTCCTTATCAACGGTAACAATTCTTCTGAATGCGTGCTTACCTTGGAAAACACTTGTGAGGTTGGGGCTGCCTCCTGGGTTACTGAACTTCACATGCTTGTCTGTCCACCAAGCGATGCCCTTCAGAGGAATTTGGATTCTTGTGCCATTAGGGTCAATGTAACACAGCGCCAAAGTGTGAGGATAAAGATCCTGATTAAACGGAGCTGCTCTTATTTCAATCCTTGTAATTCTGACCTAAAAAATGCTGTTGGCGACGGCACAATGGGCATGTTTTCATTACAAGCGTAAGGCTCACACTCCTTACTAGGGTTCTGTGGACATTACAAGCAGACGGGTAATGTTGCATGTAGGTCATAGCACAGAACATGACATCTTGACAATTTGAGGGATATGGCAAATAACTGAACATGTAATGCTGATGATCAGTCAAAAGTCAATGACTGAGCCATTAACATTATTTTAATGGTGCACCTGGCATCAAATACATAACCCTGATAGGACTTGTTCAAGTTCATATTCTTTATTGATACCAATAATTTAAAATGACAGTGGTAGAAGCATATATATACACAAGTGGTGAAGGTTCAAACAAGCAAAtatgtcaaataaaaaaaagttttgcTCCATGAAGTAATCAGACTGTGCACGCTGCAATCTTGTCCATTTGAAGTCTACGCTCACTAATTGAGACAGGTGGGTCCACCCTAAAGATGGCAGCGTacacattgttggattacttcatgGGAGCAAATGTTTCATTTATTTTAATAATGGAGCATTTTCCAAACTCAAAACAGAACCCATGCAATTGGACAGACATTTTATTAGACCGTTTCCACGACTCGAGGACAAAGACTATCATCGACTTAAGGTTGGTCGAACATGTGCTTTGCTACACCAAACAGTACCTAACCTGTAACTCCCAGGATAATGGATACCAAATGTTCTTGGTTAAATGAAATTCTGGTGTTACAATCTGTAGCTAGTTTGGGACCCCTTCCCTTTGGGCTTGTTGAGTAGCTAGCGTGCTCCACATAGGAGCAGGTTGCTGGTTATCCCAAAGGCCGGCAGATGGCGATAATGAGTTGTTTCATTTTACAGTCCAAACGCATTGTACGCTCATATCCCTGGTGGACCGGTTCATACCGaaaacattctccattcaggctgcaaaggtTTCAGTGTCCTCCTAAACTATATTTAAATGGTGAGGGGGAACTGGGGAAAATATGTTCTCTTTATGaaacaccattttccaccaccatgctagagaGGATAATGCCTAGGAATGCTAGTCCCGGATGTTGCGTATCGCATTCAGTCAATCAGGTTGCAGCAGACTGCTGCAACAAATCTCTACACTAAACacgtgtagagaatcattgtccatcaaacagctgtgaaatattttccataaccaaaaatgtattttcagctggtgtacaaaaccaaaagtaagaCGCAATATCTAAACttaatgggaagcatagaaatagcgcccATAGAACAGATTTACAGTTGAACATGCTTTCAATGAGAAAGAAATgcatgttatagatctgtcaatgTGAATTGTCAGGTTGCCCAAAAGTTACAtaccagtctctttagctaacattccactccttttCATTGCCAAACAGACTTGCCTTTCTGCCATTTCCAAATATGAACattctataataataataataataataataataataataagcttGAGAACAGTGGTAACCAGATTCAACTTCAATTGCACTGCTTTCGTGCGTGCATGCAGTGGAGGGGAAGTGTACAGACAAATGCAGTCCTAGCCAGGCTACTAAAATGTTGCAGTGTCATCGATATTTTAAAGCTTGACAATAAACCAAAACTAAACCTGCAACAAAACACCATAAAAAGGAGCAACATGTAGGCCTTTTACAGTAATATTTGAGCAGTAACCTAGGCAGGCAGCGATTCAACTGCACCGGTGATCCATGCAGtgcaaaaaaaaaattcaacatGTTTTAAGTTTAAATATTACAactatttctatgtttttgttattttgaattattaaatactttttgatTAGGGTCGCAGAATattgtggcggcagggtagcccagtggttggggcggcagggtagcccagtggttagagcgttgggctggtAATAGGAATGTTGCAacttcaaatccccgagctgacgatgtacaaatctgttctgcccatgaacaggcagttaattcactgttcctaggcagtcattgaaaataagattttgttcttaactgacttacctagttaaataaaggtaaagtaaAAGAAATATTATGCACATCTGCAAGCATAGCAGCCAATATTATTTAGTTTGTTTTAAtatgctatatacagtatcttatgTAGATAAGTGGACATTATAAAGGGCCATATAATTTCTAATAAATCAATGGCCAGTTTGGGTCGCAGTTGCGCGACCCAAAAACAAATAGGCTATATCTGGCCCGCGAATTCTGTTTTTTTCCAATATGCCTGTGCGCTGATTGAGTTAGGCTAGCTCAGGGGTGTCAATCTATTTAtgtagctagctatttatttagCAAGCTTTTAACAGAGTTtaactttagttagctagctgctgggaTGATGTTATTTGAAGAGTTGGTGAGTGACCAACTTTTCCCCCTCGTGTGTTTTCGGTggctacagctagagatgcaggtgtcatttggttagctagcaagaaatgtgaatcgcTTTGCTAGCGATGCTGAACTTGAACGACTGTTATCCATAGTTAGCATACCTcttagttgtcaatcaaatgtatttggcattgatcaaatggtcaggcaggcaagtTCTCATTCAGTTGTCAAAACGTGGGTTGGAACAAgaatgcattggcaggcaagatGCAGAAGGACAAGCAGGCTATTATTCCCAATCGTTTCA is a genomic window of Oncorhynchus kisutch isolate 150728-3 linkage group LG21, Okis_V2, whole genome shotgun sequence containing:
- the LOC109866624 gene encoding cytochrome c oxidase subunit 7A2, mitochondrial translates to MYRHIQALQQVSRRTLSTSARRQVENKVPHKQKHFQEDNGIPIHLKGGVSDAILYRATMALTILGSAYVVYELVCAAFPKKKE